TGTGATCCTGCTCCACTGGCTGCAATGGTAGAACAATGTAATTCTGTGCTGGATATGATCAGCAAAGAATATGAAAAGCTCAACGAATcgttaaagaagaaaaaagatgCTGAGAAACAAAAATCAACGAGTAAATCAGACagtaaagataaaacaaaagaagagGATAAAAGTAAGACTACAACAAATAAATCACTGGTAATCAAATTACCAGGTATGGGACCAAAAACATCAACTCCAAAGTCTACTTCAGTAGCAGGCATGGTTAAAATTCCATCCACCAATTCTCTATCAGCACCAGGTATGATTAAATACCCGGCTATCAATATAAATGCTTCAAATACTAACTTTGTAAGGCAGGCGACTTATCCAAAACAGAGCCTGACACCAATGTACAATAACACATCTAAACAAAACATCATTTTTGTAGAGCCTACCAAGGGTTCTGCTAAACAGCTGGTATATGTCCAGCCTAAACCTCACAATGTACCCATGATGAGTTCTGTACCTCCCAGTCAGCAGGCTAGAAATCCATTGAACTGGACCAATGTAACGGCTAAAAATGTTCCATTTATCACTGACCAGCTGATGcagtcaactaatgaattactcAGCTTGTTAAAATCTGTCAGAATGAACGTACAGGGTAATAGCAGTTCTTTATCTAATATTGCCTTTGAGGGAAGAATGACTGCTCTCAATTGTATGAAAAGTGGAGTAGATTTATTTCTTGGACAGTTATCAAGTATTGTTGGAACTGACATTGTACAGGCCAATGCGTCTAAAATGCTTGCCCCTACAGTCCCTTCTCAGCCATCACAATCTACTGGAGTTAAATTAACTGGAGGTAACAGCTCATTAATGAGTACATCAGAAAAAGATTTGATTGTGTTAGATTCAGACGACAGCAGAATGGAAGTGGAGGACGTAACCGATAGTgacaagggcaataactctgaAAAAGATACAGCAAGTTGTGATATAATCAGTATTGAAAGTAAAGATATTAATAAACTTGTTAAAGAAgacaaatcaaatgataaagacaaaaaagagGAAGATTCTTTAGTAAAAGAAGACAAAATAAGTGAGAAGGACAAGAATGAGAGAAAAAAGGACTCTTTGGTAAATGGAGATAAGAACGTTGAAATATCAGAAGACAAAACCTCTGAAGAAGCAAAAGATTCAGAGGACactaaaaaatctaaatcagACGAGTCCAAGTCTGATGTTTCGAAAAAATCTAAATCAGACGAGTCCAAGTCTGATGTCTCGAAAAAATCTAAATCAGACGAGTCCAAGTCTGATGTTTCGAAAAAATCTAAATCAGACGAGTCCAAGTCTGAAGCCTCGAAAAAATCTAAATCAGACGAGTCCAAGTCTGATGTCTCAAAGAAAcctgaaaagaaaaatgataaagaatCTGACTATGAGTCGTCAACAGAAGCGGAAAATGATGCAGCACATCTAGAATTACTGCAGGAATTACAAGAACTTTCAGGCACTGTAGAGGAGAAAAAGGACGAAAAGGAGGAGGAAAAGTCGAAGGATAAGAAAGAGGgcaagcaaaaaaatgaaaaggaagaTGAAAAATCAAAGGACAAGAAAGAAGGCAAGCAGAAAAAGGAagatgaaaaatcaaaagagaaaaaagagGGCAAGCAAAAAAAGGAAGATAAAAAAGAAGGAAAGCAAAATAAGGAAGATGataaatcaaaagacaaaaaagaggGCAAGCAGAAAAAGGAAGATGAAAAATCAAGGGCAAGAAAAGATAGCTCTGAgaagaatgaaaaaaagaaagatgatAATGAAAGTAGTGATGATTCCTCCAGCAGTGGAAGTGAAAGTGATGATGAAAATTCTGATAACTCGAAAGATTCAGATTTTAATGTTAAATCAGAAAAAAGAACAAGAAGATCTGATATGAAAGGTAATAATAtactggttttaaaaaaaatggagacAGTGGGacatatttataattgttaCTAAAGGCATTCAAGCAATCAATGCAAGCATTGGTTGATTGCATTTTGTCACAAAACATGAAAGTGATTATCGCATACTTAGAACAGTTAACAGACGGAGAATTCCTAGAAGTGTGATACAGTCAGAAAACCTCATTAATGCAATATCACATTGACTGAAACTGCACTTTtggtataaaaaacaaaacatgttttttgcaTCTTGATTATGGATTTGTAAATTTCAATGGagtataatacataatatatatgtgtatgtttttgtcaattgtcatgattgtcctgaagttgttttttttgtatgtaaatgATTCTGTATAATTTTTGCTCTCAAACTTTTATCGGCTTAGATATTATTTTGACAAAGTAAATCATATTTGCTGCAAACCAGGTTAGACATgggaaatatattttgaatgatgTACTAGTTTACCTGTTAGCCATCTTATAACCAAAAATAAGAAGTAGCTAAAGACCCAAAGGATCGTTTAAGTGTGAATAGTAAGAGCAAAACataagttacaaataaaataaatcaaaaaatataaatttaaattgtgCATGGTATAAGATATACcttaactttcaaaatatatgttaagaattcacataaaaaaatgttgtatttatttttgtagcGTCAGAGAAAAAGAAATTCCAGGATcttagaaataaaagaaaggaaaaaGAAAGATCTGCtaagaaaaaagcaaaagaagAGAAAAGGAGAAAGAGGTCTGATGAATCTGACTTTGATGATGAACTTGAAGATGAAATTGACAAGTTGGAAAAAGATCCTGTGATAAAGAAAGGAAAagggaaaaaagaaaatgaggAAGAGGACAAAGGAAAGtcaaaaaaggagaaaaagacagaaaaaaagaaagatgaaaaatctacaaaaggtaaaattgtcagtctttgcttaaaaaaattatagactGAGATTTATTATGTAAACAGGATTCTCCCTTGGGATTTTTGAAAGTGATTCCTATTTTGGCCATGTCGAGGccaacagtaaaaaaaattgtattgctaaattaatttttatttcacccTCCATATAGCAAGAAAAAACACCATCAAATTTAGATTCTTTTTTAAGCTTCTATGAAATGTGATGAAACATTTTTGAATCTTGattaatatttgtattcaccagttttgaaaatgatttgtCTTGTTAGATTTTCATGAGTTCAGGAATCATGGACTCCCCTTAGTgaatacaacaaaacaaacacaaacaggttaaaaaaaagtctatcAATTAAACTCAtaatttagtacatgtatgttacatACCAATCATGTTTAGAATTTGATATTACATGTATGGAAAGTATCGTCATAGATACCAACCATATATAAAGTCAAgacttgtttgttttaatttgcacCCCATGAAGGAACCTATCTATCTTTTGATCTGAAAATCTCCAATAGAGAACAAAACAGCTTGAATTTaccaaaaatgtaaatttaagaCCTTAGTGTTCAGTAATAACAATAAACACTTtattaaagttatgattttaacATTCCCATACATATTTTATCAGAGAAGAAGAAAGGCACAGATTTAGATGATCTGAGTTCAACAGAGGAAGACAATGTGGAGGAAGATGATGATGAAGAGGACAAGGAAAATGAAGAGGTAAGAGCTGGTAGagataacattgagaatggaattgggaagtttgtcaaagagacaacaacctaacCAAAGATCAGataacagctgaaggccaccaatgggtcttcaatgcagcaagaaaaaTCCTGCAACCTGAGGTTGGCCTCAACTGGctccttaaataaaaatatgtactagttcagtgaaaatgatgttatacaaaactcaaaaacattcaaatgaactaaaattataaaacacacaaggccagaggcttctgacctGTGACAGATGTAGGTCCAGTGAAAATTGTACATACTAGAACATGGTGGTCCTAATCATATTgtagatatttaaatgtatatttagatCATATGATAGCAATACAGACTTATAGGTTTGGACTCTGGATCAAAACGAAGTAATGTAGACATCAAGGTCAATAGcatatgtaaaaatttaaatatttagtatTAATAAAAGGAGGTGTATACTTCAAAGAAAAGGCAAACCTAAGACATCATCATATCTAGTAGTCGTTTTATGTCTTCAACAatcaaacttaaaaataaaaggaaaaaaaggttcattaataaatttgaaataaacttttaaagatACTGTAAAGTGTTCCAGACTAGGTACAGACATATCTGTGGTAAAACCGCTTTATTCACTGTTTTGTGGTTTTTGTTGAATACTTTGACCTAATTTGATCAtgtattttgtatgtttaaGGTCCCTATGGATGCAGATGATGATGATGCAACAGAAGATCTCAGTGCAGCAGAAAATGAAGATGTAGTGGACGACAGCAGTGACTCAGGTAATAACTATTGAATAGATCTTTACATACAGACTATGATATAAATTGGACCAGTAATAATTGAAGAATGTCATTAGATATGAAAATAGACTTGCCCCTCTTtgttttagaaaacaaaaagatCTTTCTAAgggtgaaaaaatattttttgtgtattattcTCTGACATTAGAATTTTTCATGACCAGTCAATGCAATGGGGGTTTTAAGTGTTAATCTTGTCAGTAATTCCCAAAATAAGGTTCTattctcttactttagttttGCCTCAAATCAAATGCTCAGTAAAAGTATACTATATGcatatttacttaaaatacaCACATTAAGTATGAATTTGGATGGTTTTACTTTTACTATTTTTGAGGTATGCCTATTTATTATGTTATGCAAGCTGGGGCATCATTTGCGTCCCATGGACACAGTACCATTTATTTCCTATATTTAACCCTATGCAATAACTACCTTACTCCTATCATGTTGAGCTGTTATTCAGGAAAGTCAGTTGTCTTTGATTGCAAAAGTAATGAAAACCCTCAAAATTGTAGCTTTAACCGTTGTGATACAGTAAAAGGAAGCTTactaatttatattatttatgattagaaatagttttgtcaccaaggaaacagaaaaaaggtgataaaaagaaaggaaagacAGAATCAGGCAGTAACACAGAGGAAGAAGAAGTAATTTCATCAAAGAAAAAGAGATTGAGAAGTAGTCTTTTGGATGCTAAATTATCTGACAGCGAATCAGATTTTCAACCTGTCAAAAAACGGTAAGTTGAAATTTTTATCTATCATATTCCTTAATGAAGGATATTTGTCTTATCTCAAGAGGAAAAGAAGGTCTGATTTGAATGATATTAAATACTATTTCAGCCTTCGAAATTGGTCTTAATATCTTCTGCAGATTTTTTTGGAAAGTCATAAACTTTTAAGTTGCTATTATTGATCtaaacaaacacacattttactatatattttcattgtaactttatatttgatttggAATATTTCTCCCCAAACTTGTTATATCCCATTTTGCAATGTTTTGTGCTTAGTGTGATTCTGTTAAGTTTcgaaaaataataacaaatcaatttctTGGCAGAACAAAGTAGACAAGTCTGATTTTATTTGTGTTGATGGATAACATTATATGTCTGTAGAAAGAAGAGGAAGGCAAGTTCTTCAGAGGACAAATCGGATAACAGTTCTGATTCTGATAATGAATTTATTGCTCTGGGCAAAAAGGGAAAAgggaaaaacaagaaaaatcagaaaaagaAAGATGGTACaggaaagaaaagaaaacgGATAAAGAAAGTCGATTCCTCTGAAGAAGGAGGGGATGACTCTGCCAATGAAACAGACGCTGATAGTGATGAATTAGAAGAGATGAAAAATAAGGTTGGTGTATAGCTTTTTCTAAACGTTGGGTTATTGTTCAAGAAAGTAAGGTCCATGATCTGCTATTTGTAATTGGATTTCAGAACGATTTTGACTTAATATTGATTTGGGGATATACTGTAGACAGCTGCCAAACAGTGTCTGTGCTTTAACTCATGATCTGTTCAAGCAAagctttttgaaataaaatatggtgTAACATATAGGAGTTATGGTCCTTGTAATATTAGAAATTGCCAGGACACTATTAAGTGTAAAAAATCTGGTTTGCTGTCActctgacagcctcttgttatttgatattttgtaaatatttatgttaAGCAATTATATCTGACATTGAATTAggtataaattaattttgtagaaaaaaagaaaaaggaagaAGAAAGGAGAGGAAGATTCTGAAGAAGACCAAGATGAAGACGATGACGGATCACCAAGTAAAGCGAAGAGGAAGGACATCAGGAAGTTAATAACTAACAAAAAACTCAAAGATACGACTAAGGCTGCTTCTAGGGCTGAGGAGGATAGGAGGGAGAGGATCagagaaaaacagaaaaaggttagacatagatataagaagatgtggtgtaagtggcaatgagacaactctattTAAGTCACAATGTGTAGAAAGTAAACAATCATAGGTTAAAATTCATCTTCGACACAgtgccttggctcacactgatctacaagctataaaggacccaaaAATTAATTACGTTTCAAAACATGTCTGTTATTGTCAATAGACTCATTAATTAAGCATACAGAGGAATTTATAGGTACTTAAGGTCATTCTTAGCAGAAtataatactgtaaatttagaaaaaaacatgtcattgtatatttttgcaattattAAAAAGTGAACATTAGTATGGGAACAATAATTGctattatataaaattcaacatagaattaatatcatattttaatatctGCCTAACCATTTTGGTCACATTTTCTAgaataatataaacattgttGAACAGTATTGAGTAGTACTGTAAAAATGTATTCCATGGTTTATTGACAAATACTGATATTATTTTCAGTATAACAACGTAATACAGGAAGTGGATGAGTCTTCACCAACCAAATGTCCAATCACAAAACAACTGATTCTAGAGAGAGAGGACAAAACAAATGATCCTATACTAGAAGTTGACCAGGACCTTGTGTGTAAACTGAAACCACATCAGGTGGAAGGTAATGAACTTAGTGTCAGAATCTCTGTCAAAATAATAAGGTGAAAAGATATGAAAGTggcattcaaaaaatttaatagAAGGTATTGCCAATTCAATGGccaaatgaaaaaagacagaTTACAAACAACAGTCTACAAGACTCTACACATAAAACTAATTAAATACTACGAAAAAACATACACCATTAAAAAGGAAGTGGAAAGAGTAAGCATAACTCACTAAACTAGAAGCACCTGTTGTGTTGCTTCACTGTAAATGGCCATGAGGGCTGAAATGTGTGTCAGGTTACAGATGTCAAATGTATGATATgattttcaatttgtctttttcattggTCATATCATGTGGATTATGCAATTGTTTGTAGTCAACAGCAATTTTAAATGCttgaacaaaaactaaaaattgatgacgatatttataaataaaatctatttttgcTATTTTCCAGCTGTTGAGTTTTTATGGAACTGTACTGTAGAAAGTTTAAAGATGCTTAAAGAAGACAAGACTGAAGGGGCTGGCTGTATACTGGCTCATTGTATGGGGCTGGGTAAAACTCTATCTGTAAGTTCAGTTTTACAAAGGGGTGGAGGGTTTGGGCTGTATGCCCTCATGTCAAtagttttattctaaacattaaggaacatctcagattcgtatgattgtcttgctttaaaaggtaaaaacaaagaGAGGGATTGAACTTAATCAACTTtcctataatgtttttttcataaccTTCATGTTTGATGGTGACCCCTGGTGTActtctttaaacatttaaatttgtctttacttttaatacccattaatattaaattaatgaaaattagaTTCCAACAACTTTATAACATAGTTATTAGTTACAAGAACAGTTTGTCAGGTCATTCAGATAGTTTACCTATGTATGGttgacaatatttgttttagtggTTTGATTGGCAATGGAAACTAAAggacaatgtaaacaatatattaatcatttattattGATTTGGAGCACCTTCAAACCCTGCCATGCAACTTTTCCTCTGGTAGCTCTAGACCTGAATTGAAATATGCAAACACAATGTATGAAATCTGAAGCATGCTTCATAGTGTATTTTTGTGTACTTTAGGTGATAGCATTCCTACATACCATGATGGGTAATTATGAGACAACAGAATTCAGTACAGCCCTCATTGTCTGTCCATTGAATACTGTGTTAAACTGGCAAAGTGAGGTGAAAATGTGGCTGGAAAAAAATGAAGTTCAACTGGAGGTATGTATCTAGTATAGAGAGAGTTCACATCAGATTTAGATAGGTAAACTGGAGGTAGGTACctatagtcgccgtcagctgaaattcgtagcggttatcaattaaaataatctaaactatcaaccACGTTCACTCGAGGTATAGTTTTtcacattccattcataaatcgcaaaaagaaaaaccactactgacctaccttttaagtgattgcactgtgataatcctgaccttcacattttccaaGACTATTTTCAATGGTGGAATCCGCCATTGTTTTTTCCGGAAGTGTTCCCCTGGagttcaatttcataacatttgcatAAAGCGCGGGAAATCGTATCACatcaatgaaaagaacatttcagGAAACTGCGTAAATGACGAATTtcacatgtaaacaaatgatcCTCATAGAAACGAAGATGGCGGAATTACAATGGAAAACATTctggaaaatgtgaaggtcaggattattacagtgcgatcacttaaaaggtaggtcagtagtggtttttctttatgcgatttatgaatggaatgagAAAAACGATATCTCGAGAGAACGCggttgatagtttagattatttttaccaataaccgctacgaattttagctgacggcgactatagtATAGAGAGAGTTCACATCAGAATAGATAGGTAAACTGGAGGTATGTAATTAGTATAGAGAGAGTTCACATCAGAATCGAGTTGAACTGAAAGCaggtactttttatatttatagagaGTTATGTCAAAGACAATGTAATGGTCTTTGTCTACCCATCTGTAACATAAATATGcacttcaacttcgtacttgtttggctttataaccaatttgatatgagcgtctctgatgagtcctatgtagacaaaacatgcatctggcgtattaaattataagcctggtattttttattactatttacCCATCTGTAACATATCAATACACAGTTACTGTTTGACATGAAAGTTTGCATACTTGGTAGGATTAATGATACTTTAAAATTGCaatcatacatttaaaaaatcctCTATATTTAGATGTAACACTGTTAGTTACTTACCATCCTTGAAATCttagaaaaacacaaactttatataaaaaaaagtacatatatGATAGTCATTGGTTttcacattaataaaaatgttcttaATCCTTGAATTTATCAACCCAAACAATTGTTATATCttactttcaatttcatctGTTTTAGAACGCCATGAATTCATTCATGTATATTGTGCATGATATATCATAGTGAAATCCCAATAGgttacaataattattttgtaacacaGTCCAAGTGTAAACCAAGGAACAAAATTTTAGTTCAATATCTGATATGAAATGCATTTgtaaatatgcaaattattttaaaatgattgaaaattaaTTAACTATTGTAGGTTTATGAACTTGCCAGTGTTAAGGTAAATGAGAGCCGTGCTAGAATGTTGGAGGACTGGCATGAAGATGGTGGAATCATGATCATTGGCTACGAAATGTTCCGTAACTTGTCACAAGGAAGTAactgtaaaaacaaaagaataaaggCATCCTTTAAAAAGTGTCTGATGGATCCAGGTGAGATGTTTATACAGTAATCACAAATAGTTGGTGAAACAAAGCTCTGATTGGATATAGCAGGGTGCTATTTACAAAGATATACTGCTGGAAGAGAGACAACCCCCCTCATATATAGTACTATAAAAATAATCTCTAAGTAATCAAAACTATTAAAGCATATCTTGTaataaagttatattttctatcacttaatttgattttacagGAGAAGAAAATTGTTTTGATTCTTAAAAGCTTTTGCTCCTAATCATCTTAAAAtttactttcataaaaaaaaagtttttacacTATTTGTTTGCCAAtttaaagatcaaaatgacattttatccAAATGTTGCTCCATTCTTCCTTTGAACAGATAAATACaattcacaaaaaaagaaaaacaggtATACATTGACCATGTAAGgttaataaattttctgtatgtcttaattatatatatatataagttatgtGTTTAAATATGATATTGGTTGAAATATATGGATGAAAGTTTTAACATGTGTAATATTTGCAGGTCCAGATTTTGTTGTATGTGATGAAGGACATATCCTAAAGAATGATGCATCAGCTCTGTCTAAAGCTATGATGCAGATAAAAACCAGGAGAAGAATCGTACTGACTGGTACTCCACTCCAAAATAATCTGGTGGAATGTAAGTAAACCggtatatttatttacacttATGTAGCCATTATTGTTTTGAGGGGGGATAGTATGgttattgaaattgtaaaatcCAGTGTGCCAACAGTTTCTGTGCTATGAGTTATGAACTGTTACTGTAATATATAAAACCTgtaataatacattttaaaatttacaccaaggaaaaaaacttttttctttttccatAGAATTGTAAATTCTTTCACAGCTTTAAATATTTCCATGactatttcttttttatgatcAACCTTCCACAGTTTATATTTTCCTgatcattttttatttgcagACCATTGTATGGTAAACTTTGTCAAACCTAACTTATTGGGAACGAGGAAAGAGTTTCTGAATCGTTTCGTTAATCCTATCACTAACGGCCAGTGTACAGATTCTAGTTCACATGATGTTAGACTCATGAAGAGAAGAGCTCATATTCTTCATGAAAAATTAGCTGGATGTGTACAGGTAAAAGATCTCTATCAtataactgtaaattcagaaattttggtgtgtatttacaaagaaattttgtcaatttagactaaaatgtgagtttaaattattgcaattattgtcacatttttggcaataatttcattttagttCAACTTCCTCTTTAAAAAGGATTAAACacaaaagaaaagatttttcatacctctggtataataataatttttgaattccAATTTTACACTGTAGAATATTTCTCTCATAATTTATGCCTAGTGATTTATCTACAGACAACTTAACAATGGTTAAACTGATCAGATACATTGTCAATAGGTTTGACTCTGGCATATTTCGTATATTTAGAAGCTGGGCACCTGTGTCCAACGGGCATTACTTATCAATTCAATacaaaactaaaatgaaaaagtcTTATTTTAcctgaatatatatttttatacgaccgcaaattttgaaaaaattttcgtcgtatattgctatcacgttggcggcgtcgtcgtcgtcgtccgaatacttttagttttcgcactctaactttagtaaaagtgaatagaaatctatgaaattttaacacaaggttgaTGGCcttaaaaggaaggttggtattgattttgggagttttggtccctttattttaggaattaggggccaaaaagggcccaaataagcattttcttggttttcgcactacaactttagtttaagttaatagaaatctatgaaattttgacacaaggttgatgaccacaaaagaaaggttgggattgattttgggagttttggttttaacagttaaggaattaggggccaaaaaagggcccaaataagcattattctgggttttcgcacaataactttagtttaagtaaatagaaatcaatgaaatttaaacataatgtttatgaccacaaaaggaagattggtattgattttgggagtttaggtcccaacagtttaggaattaggggccaaaaagggacccaaatacgcatttttcttggttttcgcaccataacgttagtataagtaaatagaaatctatgaaatttaaacacaaggttaatgaccataaaaggaaagttggtattgattttgggagttttggtcccaacagtttaggaaaaaggggcccaaagggtccaaaattaaactttgtttgatttcatcaaaattgaataattggggttctttgatatgccgaatctaactgtttatgtagattcttaacttttggtcccgttttcaaattggtctacattaaggtccagagggtccaaaattaaacttagtttgattttaacaaaaattgaatccttggggttctttgatatgctgaatctaaaaatgaacttagattttttattattggcccagttttcaagttggccctaatcggggtccaaaattaaacttttttgatttcatcaaaaattgaataaatggggttctttgatatgccaaatctaactgtgtatgtagattcttcatttttggtcctgttttcaaattggcctacattaaggtccaaagagtccaaaattaaactaagtttgattttaacaaaaattaaatttttaggcctctttgatatgctgaatctaaacatgtacttagatttttgattatgggcccagttttcaagttggtccaaatcaggatctaaaataattatattaagtattgtggaatagcaagtcttttcaattgcacagtattgtgcaatggcaagaaatatctaatttcacaatattgtgaaatagcaatttatttttttaattagagttatctttctttgtccaaaatagtaagcaagaaatatcttattgcaagaattttttttaattggagttatctttctttgtctagaatcaacttaaatctttgttatatacaatatacaatgtatattcactttttactaccaactgataaatttaaataatctttaccattcagtgataacaagcagtttttttacattttatttacagtttattttatgatgtatttaaatgagtagttattgttgcaaactccattagaatattttaattgagattagttttggaataagggaaaggggatgtgattaaaaaattgggttcaatttttctcatttgaaatttcataaataaaaagaaaatttcttcaaacattattttgagaggattaatattgaacagcatagtgaattgctctaagagaaaacaaaaattttaagttcattagaacacattcattctgtgtcagaaacctatgctgtgtcaactatttaatcacaatccaaatttagagctgaatccagct
This Mytilus trossulus isolate FHL-02 chromosome 14, PNRI_Mtr1.1.1.hap1, whole genome shotgun sequence DNA region includes the following protein-coding sequences:
- the LOC134697303 gene encoding transcriptional regulator ATRX homolog, whose protein sequence is MSSSRRRKPLVTRKVLSDEEDDINSTNDEDSRMTNGGDSQNKDEDIPEDLPEGTVVVEPEPVEESAFKGPEFPSSKKKVLEATGYLATVNCSACGDQINTSKKGDARRHPELSVLICKRCYKFHTSGVIKQDEDGLDEYCRWCSEGGNLFGCDYCHNAFCQACIKRNLGRAEFSKVKEADKFKCYVCDPAPLAAMVEQCNSVLDMISKEYEKLNESLKKKKDAEKQKSTSKSDSKDKTKEEDKSKTTTNKSLVIKLPGMGPKTSTPKSTSVAGMVKIPSTNSLSAPGMIKYPAININASNTNFVRQATYPKQSLTPMYNNTSKQNIIFVEPTKGSAKQLVYVQPKPHNVPMMSSVPPSQQARNPLNWTNVTAKNVPFITDQLMQSTNELLSLLKSVRMNVQGNSSSLSNIAFEGRMTALNCMKSGVDLFLGQLSSIVGTDIVQANASKMLAPTVPSQPSQSTGVKLTGGNSSLMSTSEKDLIVLDSDDSRMEVEDVTDSDKGNNSEKDTASCDIISIESKDINKLVKEDKSNDKDKKEEDSLVKEDKISEKDKNERKKDSLVNGDKNVEISEDKTSEEAKDSEDTKKSKSDESKSDVSKKSKSDESKSDVSKKSKSDESKSDVSKKSKSDESKSEASKKSKSDESKSDVSKKPEKKNDKESDYESSTEAENDAAHLELLQELQELSGTVEEKKDEKEEEKSKDKKEGKQKNEKEDEKSKDKKEGKQKKEDEKSKEKKEGKQKKEDKKEGKQNKEDDKSKDKKEGKQKKEDEKSRARKDSSEKNEKKKDDNESSDDSSSSGSESDDENSDNSKDSDFNVKSEKRTRRSDMKASEKKKFQDLRNKRKEKERSAKKKAKEEKRRKRSDESDFDDELEDEIDKLEKDPVIKKGKGKKENEEEDKGKSKKEKKTEKKKDEKSTKEKKKGTDLDDLSSTEEDNVEEDDDEEDKENEEVPMDADDDDATEDLSAAENEDVVDDSSDSEIVLSPRKQKKGDKKKGKTESGSNTEEEEVISSKKKRLRSSLLDAKLSDSESDFQPVKKRKKRKASSSEDKSDNSSDSDNEFIALGKKGKGKNKKNQKKKDGTGKKRKRIKKVDSSEEGGDDSANETDADSDELEEMKNKKKRKRKKKGEEDSEEDQDEDDDGSPSKAKRKDIRKLITNKKLKDTTKAASRAEEDRRERIREKQKKYNNVIQEVDESSPTKCPITKQLILEREDKTNDPILEVDQDLVCKLKPHQVEAVEFLWNCTVESLKMLKEDKTEGAGCILAHCMGLGKTLSVIAFLHTMMGNYETTEFSTALIVCPLNTVLNWQSEVKMWLEKNEVQLEVYELASVKVNESRARMLEDWHEDGGIMIIGYEMFRNLSQGSNCKNKRIKASFKKCLMDPGPDFVVCDEGHILKNDASALSKAMMQIKTRRRIVLTGTPLQNNLVEYHCMVNFVKPNLLGTRKEFLNRFVNPITNGQCTDSSSHDVRLMKRRAHILHEKLAGCVQRKDYSALTKYLPPKQEYVIAVRLANVQCDLYSKYLEIGGYSGPGDMGKSKGAKLFSDYQALMRIWTHPWVLKMAEVRQEMKNMFDDESSFIDDTDTSQSESEAKSTSAAGSASDNSFNSGSEEESKKKKKGKKESEEEPAKESFAGEIVKKWKTRSRGEYNDEDFERMDKIETPFSTGWWADYVKEEDQFKMELGGKLMLLFEILRMCEEIGDKVLIFSQSLLSLDLIEAYLDHVDSQYDELLNNKDKDKKDDDKDKEDKKEEKDKPETANTDEMFGKTWLKGQDYLRMDGSTSAPLRADMAKNFNNPDNYRLRLFLISTKAGGLGINLVAANRVIIFDASWNPSHDVQSIFRVYRFGQTKPVYVYRFLAQGTMEEKIYERQVTKQSLAQRVIDEHQIDRHFDSNDLRELYIFKPDRLDDPNRTERPTPALPKDTLLAELLTNKKDWIVGYHEHDSLLENKIDQELSEEERKAAWEEFENEKKGLINTVQQRVMGMPNPNFGYQFGAAGMPGMGGMSPQLNQENLLRIVQEMKSKFPHLPQEQLTMQVQNVIRNMISRQIQQQQWEQRRQLEHRELQQQQQLQQLQNRIMMQQNQLRMQQQAPGRGMNMPLSGIQPPTSSSASSSQSLLASTLMNGKPQNQPSTSKKKS